In Zingiber officinale cultivar Zhangliang chromosome 11B, Zo_v1.1, whole genome shotgun sequence, a single window of DNA contains:
- the LOC122034686 gene encoding pyruvate dehydrogenase E1 component subunit alpha-1, mitochondrial-like, which translates to MAAVRRLSAVPIRRCHPLFLLRSFSSAGSEPTITVETSVPFTGHKIDPPSRSVETTPSELLSFFREMSLMRRMEIAADSLYKSKLIRGFCHLYDGQEAVAIGLETSITKKDAIITAYRDHCIYLARGGTLVEAFSELMGRRAGCSKGKGGSMHFYKKDSGFFGGHGIVGAQVPLGCGLAFAQKYLKEGTVTFSLYGDGAANQGQLFEALNISALWDLPAILVCENNHYGMGTAEWRAAKSPAYYKRGDYVPGLKVDGMDVLAVKQAAKFAKEYALKNGPMILEMDTYRYHGHSMSDPGSTYRTRDEISGVRQERDPIERVRKLIFSHELATASELKDIEKEVRKEVDDAIAEAKESPMPDPSELFTNVFVKGFGVESFGADRKEVKAILP; encoded by the exons ATGGCCGCCGTCCGCCGCCTCTCCGCCGTGCCGATCCGGCGCTGCCAccccctcttcctcctccgctCCTTCTCGTCCGCAGGTAGCGAGCCGACGATCACCGTCGAGACCAGCGTCCCCTTCACGGGCCACAAGATCGATCCGCCTTCGCGCTCCGTCGAGACCACCCCCTCCGAGCTCCTCTCCTTCTTCCGGGAGATGTCCCTGATGCGCCGCATGGAGATCGCCGCCGATTCGCTATACAAGTCCAAACTCATCCGCGGGTTCTGCCACCTCTACGACGGCCAGGAGGCCGTCGCCATCGGCCTTGAGACCTCCATCACCAAGAAGGACGCCATCATCACCGCTTACCGTGATCACTGTATCTACCTCGCCCGCGGCGGGACCCTCGTCGAGGCCTTTTCGGAGCTCATGGGCCGCCGCGCCGGGTGCTCCAAGGGAAAAGGAGGATCGATGCACTTCTATAAGAAGGATTCCGGGTTCTTCGGCGGGCATGGGATCGTGGGTGCCCAGGTGCCGCTCGGATGCGGCCTCGCCTTCGCCCAGAAGTACTTGAAGGAGGGAACTGTGACCTTTTCATTGTATGGTGATGGGGCTGCCAACCAAGGGCAGCTCTTTGAAGCCCTTAACATATCGGCGCTTTGGGATTTGCCTGCCATCTTGGTCTGCGAGAACAATCATT ATGGCATGGGGACGGCTGAATGGCGTGCTGCAAAGAGCCCTGCGTACTATAAACGAGGCGATTATGTCCCTGGTCTGAAG GTtgatggaatggatgttctggcTGTCAAGCAAGCTGCCAAATTTGCAAAGGAGTATGCTCTGAAAAATGGACCTATG ATTCTTGAGATGGACACATACAGATACCATGGGCATTCAATGTCTGATCCAGGAAGCACTTATCGCACACGTGATGAGATTTCTGGTGTCCGACAG GAGCGTGATCCCATCGAAAGAGTTAGGAAGCTGATATTCTCCCACGAGCTAGCCACAGCCTCCGAGCTCAAG GACATTGAGAAAGAAGTCAGGAAGGAAGTAGATGATGCCATTGCTGAAGCAAAG GAGAGTCCTATGCCTGATCCCTCCGAGCTATTTACCAATGTGTTCGTGAAAGGTTTTGGTGTGGAG
- the LOC122035313 gene encoding uncharacterized protein LOC122035313 yields the protein MNENAPGNNQMKSPTVQKDLTRAYAAEVTNVILNDIKDNIFSLMVDECRDISVKEQMEVVLRYVNKHGCVIERFLAIVHVSDTSAISLKKAIDELFAKHKLSLSRLRGQGYDGASNMRGEYNGLKALILKENSSARRKDKFRQLEHDRLVECLEKGDIVSVLENVYDDGTNDDNSGIATSLIDKMESYEFVFVMHLMKSLLGITNELSLALQQKDQNIVLTVSLIKTMKVRLQKLREEGWENFLDVVNKFCSNHMIPVPNMEENMRTRGRSRRNGQMITNFHHYRVEIFCQVLDMMVQEMSNRFSESSTEVLTCIACLDPKDSFSQFDIGKLLHLAELYPEDFSLTDRAILEDQLETYIQNVRGEFSMIEDLGSLAKKMVETGKNTIFPLVYRLIKLALVLPVATASVEKVFSAMKIIKTDLRNRMGDEWMNDSLVVYIEKDIFATIENEQILQHFQQMSTRRIQWDIRDSLVHNLRVREWSIDYDTDYDRRARIFWIVNVPDGLQRPRLTQKSNSDDLLQREVSFNCPDLLRRNLTVAELGLSPVAGRAGPRRSQGTGSSPSDRGGFLHESQTPRAVGDTGGRRGGVRALKFVGEVVLEPCRGIAVEFLSLTDRGCEDDGG from the exons ATGAATGAAAATGCCCCTGGAAACAATCAAATGAAGTCTCCAACAGttcaaaaggatttaacacgGGCTTATGCTGCTGAAGTCACAAATGTCATTCTTAATGATATAAAAGACAATATATTTTCTCTTATGGTTGATGAGTGTCGAGATATTTCAGTCAAAGAACAAATGGAAGTTGTTTTAAGATACGTGAACAAACATGGATGTGTTATTGAAAGATTTCTTGCTATTGTACATGTGTCTGACACTTCTGCTATTTCTTTAAAGAAGGCTATTGATGAATTGTTTGCAAAACATAAGTTGTCATTATCAAGATTGAGAGGTCAAGGATACGATGGAGCTTCAAATATGCGAGGTGAGTATAATGGATTGAAGGCTCTTATATTGAAGGAAAATTCATCTGCAAG aagaaaagataagtttagACAACTTGAACATGATAGACTTGTAGAGTGTTTGGAGAAAGGAGATATTGTTAGTG TGCTTGAAAATGTGTATGATGATGGTACTAATGATGATAATAGTGGTATCGCCACCAGTTTAATTGATAAGATGGAGAGTTATGAATTTGTGTTTGTGATGCATTTGATGAAATCTTTATTGGGAATCACAAATGAATTGTCACTTGCCTTACAACAAAAGGATCAAAACATTGTACTGACTGTCAGTTTGATCAAGACAATGAAAGTTCGATTACAAAAATTGAGAGAGGAAGGATGGGAGAATTTTTTGGATGTCGTCAACAAATTTTGTAGTAATCATATGATCCCAGTACCGAATATGGAAGAAAATATGAGAACTCGTGGTCGCAGCAGACGTAATGGACAAATGATTACTAATTTTCATCACTATCGTGTTGAAATTTTTTGTcag GTTCTTGATATGATGGTTCAAGAGATGAGTAATCGGTTTTCAGAATCAAGTACGGAGGTACTTACTTGCATTGCTTGCTTAGATCCAAAAGACTCTTTTTCTCAATTTGATATTGGTAAGCTACTCCACCTTGCTGAACTTTATCCGGAGGACTTTTCATTGACTGATCGTGCAATACTTGAGGACCAACTTGAGACTTACATTCAAAATGTACGAGGTGAATTTTCTATGATTGAAGATTTGGGAAGTCTTGCTAAAAAGATGGTTGAAACGGGGAAGAATACAATTTTTCCATTGGTATATCGTTTGATCAAGTTAGCATTAGTTTTACCAGTTGCAACTGCTTCTGTTGAAAAAGTTTTTTCTGCTATGAAAATTATCAAGACTGATTTGCGCAATAGGATGGGGGACGAGTGGATGAATGACAGTTTGGTAGTATACATTGAGAAGGATATTTTTGCTACAATTGAAAATGAACAAATTTTACAACATTTTCAACAGATGAGCACTCGTAGGATCCA GTGGGATATCAGGGATTCTCTGGTTCATAATTTGCGGGTCAGAGAATGGTCCATTGATTATGATACCGATTATGATAGACGGGCACGGATCTTCTGGATCGTAAA CGTCCCCGACGGCCTCCAGCGGCCCCGACTCACCCAGAAATCCAACTCCGATGACCTATTACAGCGTGAGGTTTCCTTTAATTGCCCCGACTTATTACGTAGAAATCTAACAGTAGCAGAGCTTGGGCTGTCGCCGGTCGCGGGCAGGGCTGGGCCTCGGAGGAGTCAGGGAACTGGGTCGTCGCCGTCGGATCGCGGTGGGTTTCTGCATGAGTCGCAGACGCCGCGGGCCGTCGGGGACACTGGAGGCCGTCGGGGAGGGGTTAGGGCTCTGAAATTTGTGGGTGAGGTGGTTTTGGAGCCCTGCCGAGGGATCGCGGTGGAGTTTTTGTCGCTGACGGATCGCGGGTGCGAGGACGATGGAGGCTAG